One part of the Bdellovibrio bacteriovorus genome encodes these proteins:
- a CDS encoding radical SAM/SPASM domain-containing protein has protein sequence MEQRRFKDIVAFKWNQGAPLAFHARNLEIAEISEDTWNQMSQESLGADDAAVALKNWELENSPDVKSGRLSVGIRSLTINVTQICNLKCTYCAAGGDGTYGSAQTKINVEKTLPQLKFFLERVPAGGRFNITFLGGEPLLYPDGIQEIGNYVRLMTAGQNIHASFSIVTNGTLINERTLKVLTSLKTNVTVSLDGPAETNDKARPSKDGRGSTSLVVEGLKQLAAVRESLGRLTLHGVFNRENLELVKAYEFYKTLNADRYEFTYSVEENDDASNKLFVDQMNQIAEMAFKAGGEEELRKVGIFDQYFNALDNQQQTENFCGSGKSFLMMDAKNNLFTCPWEVGNQEEKVGQGTDVDFARMEAEQAPLIEKNNCQSCWARFLCGGGCMFIHKKGTGSKHQKDGQFCFRTRSLIGTTFMYYKLSRATC, from the coding sequence ATGGAACAAAGACGATTTAAAGACATTGTGGCATTCAAATGGAACCAAGGAGCTCCCCTGGCTTTCCATGCCCGCAATCTTGAAATCGCCGAGATTTCTGAAGACACCTGGAACCAGATGAGTCAGGAATCCTTGGGGGCTGACGACGCCGCCGTGGCGCTGAAAAACTGGGAGCTGGAAAACAGCCCTGACGTTAAATCCGGCCGCCTTTCTGTGGGCATTCGCAGCCTGACTATCAACGTGACCCAGATCTGCAACTTGAAATGCACTTACTGTGCAGCCGGTGGTGACGGAACTTATGGTTCCGCTCAAACCAAAATCAACGTTGAAAAAACTTTGCCGCAGTTGAAGTTCTTCCTGGAGCGTGTTCCTGCAGGTGGCAGATTCAACATCACGTTCCTGGGCGGCGAACCGTTGCTTTACCCGGACGGCATTCAGGAAATCGGCAACTATGTTCGCCTGATGACTGCAGGCCAGAACATTCATGCGTCTTTTTCGATTGTGACCAACGGCACTTTGATCAACGAAAGAACTTTGAAAGTTCTGACTTCATTGAAAACCAATGTCACCGTCAGCCTGGACGGCCCGGCAGAAACCAACGACAAGGCCCGCCCTTCCAAAGACGGTCGCGGCAGCACTTCGTTGGTTGTTGAAGGTCTGAAACAGCTTGCTGCCGTTCGCGAATCCCTGGGTCGTTTGACTTTGCACGGCGTTTTCAACCGTGAAAACCTGGAGCTGGTAAAAGCTTACGAGTTTTACAAAACCCTGAATGCGGACCGCTATGAGTTCACTTACTCAGTGGAAGAAAATGACGATGCCAGCAACAAGCTGTTCGTCGATCAGATGAATCAGATCGCTGAAATGGCCTTCAAAGCCGGCGGCGAGGAAGAGCTTCGTAAAGTGGGCATCTTCGACCAGTACTTCAACGCACTGGACAATCAGCAGCAGACGGAAAACTTCTGCGGCTCTGGTAAATCCTTCCTGATGATGGATGCCAAAAACAACCTGTTCACTTGCCCTTGGGAAGTGGGAAATCAGGAAGAAAAAGTCGGACAAGGCACAGACGTTGACTTTGCCCGCATGGAGGCCGAACAGGCGCCATTGATTGAAAAAAACAACTGCCAAAGCTGCTGGGCGCGGTTCCTATGCGGTGGCGGCTGCATGTTCATCCACAAGAAAGGCACGGGCAGCAAGCACCAAAAGGACGGTCAGTTCTGCTTCCGCACGCGCAGCTTGATTGGAACCACTTTTATGTACTATAAATTAAGCAGGGCCACCTGCTAG
- a CDS encoding DUF6279 family lipoprotein, with amino-acid sequence MNRFLFVVLCAGALTLTGCNHFGIAFKWADTYIASKVDDYFDISSSQSRDLKDGVQKDLGELKAEVLPQWIARLKGLQQEVQKGTLDSSRTGFYFDLFLKDVEQINARFSDTAGKFIASTQPKQLATFAREFEKKTQADLDKFHQTSKYRKEMRNKYTEYFEMFLGSLTPEQEKMINTHLDSSPFPGELKARNKAHILSRYQEQMTTPEAKREFLKTYYNNPAAMDLAEYQTAFREYKLQLQKLVIEVLGSMNLKQKKNLIDNLNEKTAQLEKIAKAG; translated from the coding sequence ATGAATAGATTTCTTTTTGTCGTTCTGTGTGCCGGAGCTTTGACCCTAACAGGTTGCAATCATTTTGGTATCGCATTCAAGTGGGCTGACACTTACATCGCCTCAAAGGTCGATGACTATTTCGACATCTCAAGCTCGCAAAGCCGGGATCTGAAAGATGGTGTGCAAAAGGATCTGGGCGAACTTAAAGCCGAAGTTCTGCCCCAGTGGATTGCCCGCCTCAAAGGACTGCAACAGGAAGTGCAAAAAGGCACTCTGGATTCCTCCCGCACCGGTTTCTATTTTGATCTTTTCCTCAAGGACGTTGAGCAGATCAACGCCCGCTTTTCCGATACAGCCGGAAAATTCATTGCCTCGACCCAGCCCAAGCAACTCGCCACCTTCGCCCGGGAATTTGAAAAGAAAACCCAGGCGGATCTGGACAAGTTTCATCAGACATCCAAATACCGCAAAGAAATGCGCAACAAATACACCGAGTACTTTGAAATGTTCCTGGGTTCCCTGACCCCAGAACAGGAGAAAATGATCAACACCCACCTGGATTCATCCCCGTTCCCCGGCGAACTGAAGGCGCGCAACAAAGCCCATATCCTCAGCCGCTATCAGGAACAGATGACCACTCCCGAAGCAAAACGAGAGTTTCTGAAAACCTACTACAACAATCCCGCCGCCATGGATCTGGCCGAATACCAAACGGCCTTCCGCGAATACAAACTCCAGTTGCAAAAATTGGTCATCGAGGTTCTGGGATCCATGAATTTAAAACAGAAAAAAAATCTGATCGATAATCTGAACGAGAAAACAGCACAGTTGGAAAAAATAGCAAAGGCGGGTTAA
- a CDS encoding transglycosylase domain-containing protein, with the protein MAFTILLTLVIICGLGIGVYSYFALEKELTSKLESKKFIVPTEFYAAPPTFQSHSQIQISDIEKQLLRQNYRRREFDQRLLAGDYFIATREQCAARLQVGLDENQDACIGWVTQDTRTQDVDSSIQILVVQKDRLISRIFKGAPFEEVQEAVSEAPLLAQYIGNEPLMQKTVTLGEVPPMCSNAVMSIEDAQFLEHGGVSFKGIFRALVKNVTSGRRAQGGSTITQQLVKNYFLTSERTLKRKYQEFIMSVLLESRFSKDQILETYLNVIYLGQNGAFQVRGYGAAARYYFGKELTDLNISECALMAAIVNSPGLYNPFKKPENAERRRNLVLTKMKGLDYISQAQFDEADRQPLPSAPRTIASETAPYYLDAVRKQLTSQGLSPDGLKIYTGLDLEAQETAQDALRGHLENLEKNNKHISGLKAKGHSLEGTVLVGNNQTGLVSVVVGGRNFRMTQFNRAIDGHRQIGSIMKPFVYLTALLNKTETGEPYTPVTLLNDEKFTYKYEGQAWSPENYGKKFFGTVPMFYALKNSLNAATASLGLAVGLGNVIDVTHEMGVTSQLKSFPAMTLGAFEMYPKEVLQSYMTLAAMGQKPALSFIRRALNSDNVEVFVHDPRPTGTVDPAAVASLVSMMKQTILSGTARSITLNGFFNPAAGKTGTTSDNKDAWFAGFTPYITTVVWVGYDNNLTHKLTGSNGAVPVWTQFMKKIGTRFPADDFPWPENTEKVMLDQKTLEALNAYKEGDPTQVELVFDKAKSPDL; encoded by the coding sequence TTGGCTTTTACAATCCTTCTGACGCTTGTAATCATCTGCGGGCTTGGGATTGGCGTCTATTCCTACTTTGCACTGGAAAAGGAACTGACCTCCAAGCTGGAGTCAAAAAAGTTCATCGTTCCGACGGAGTTTTATGCAGCTCCACCTACTTTCCAGTCGCACAGTCAGATTCAGATTTCCGACATCGAAAAACAGCTTCTGCGTCAGAACTATCGCCGTCGAGAATTCGATCAACGACTGCTCGCTGGAGATTACTTTATTGCCACACGTGAGCAGTGCGCCGCGCGCCTGCAGGTGGGATTGGACGAAAACCAGGATGCCTGCATCGGCTGGGTCACACAAGACACCCGCACTCAGGATGTTGACAGCTCCATTCAGATTCTGGTCGTGCAAAAGGACCGTTTGATTTCCCGCATTTTCAAAGGTGCACCCTTTGAAGAAGTGCAAGAGGCCGTCAGTGAAGCCCCCTTGCTTGCCCAATATATCGGCAACGAACCCCTGATGCAAAAAACCGTGACATTGGGAGAGGTTCCCCCGATGTGTTCCAACGCCGTGATGTCCATTGAAGACGCCCAGTTCCTGGAACATGGCGGGGTCAGCTTCAAAGGCATCTTCCGCGCCCTGGTTAAAAACGTCACCTCGGGCCGCCGTGCTCAAGGGGGCAGCACGATCACTCAGCAACTGGTGAAAAACTATTTCCTGACCAGCGAAAGAACCCTGAAACGAAAGTATCAGGAGTTCATCATGTCCGTGCTGCTGGAGTCGCGCTTCAGCAAAGACCAGATTCTGGAAACTTATCTGAACGTGATCTATCTGGGACAAAACGGCGCTTTCCAGGTGCGTGGTTATGGCGCGGCCGCCCGCTACTATTTTGGCAAAGAACTGACCGACCTGAATATCAGCGAATGTGCGCTGATGGCTGCGATCGTGAACAGCCCGGGACTTTACAATCCGTTCAAGAAACCAGAAAACGCCGAGCGCCGCCGCAATCTGGTTCTGACAAAAATGAAGGGCCTAGACTACATTTCGCAAGCCCAGTTTGATGAAGCCGATCGCCAGCCACTTCCGAGCGCACCCCGCACGATCGCTTCCGAGACAGCCCCCTACTATCTGGATGCGGTTCGCAAACAACTGACGTCTCAGGGACTGAGTCCCGATGGCCTGAAAATCTACACCGGGCTTGACCTGGAAGCGCAGGAAACAGCGCAGGATGCCTTGCGTGGCCACCTTGAAAATCTGGAAAAAAACAACAAACACATCTCGGGCCTGAAGGCCAAAGGTCACTCTTTGGAAGGAACCGTTCTGGTTGGCAACAATCAAACGGGCTTGGTCAGCGTGGTTGTGGGCGGCCGAAACTTCCGTATGACTCAATTCAATCGAGCCATCGACGGACACCGCCAGATCGGCTCGATCATGAAGCCCTTCGTTTACTTGACAGCCCTGCTGAACAAAACCGAAACGGGCGAACCGTACACTCCGGTGACTTTGCTGAACGATGAAAAGTTCACTTATAAATATGAAGGTCAGGCCTGGTCCCCGGAAAACTATGGTAAGAAATTCTTCGGCACAGTGCCGATGTTCTATGCGCTGAAAAATTCCCTGAATGCGGCGACGGCCTCTCTGGGGCTTGCGGTAGGACTGGGGAATGTGATTGACGTGACCCACGAAATGGGCGTGACTTCGCAGCTTAAATCCTTCCCGGCAATGACTTTGGGTGCATTTGAAATGTATCCAAAAGAAGTTCTGCAAAGCTACATGACTCTGGCAGCAATGGGACAAAAACCCGCGCTGTCTTTTATCAGACGCGCTTTGAATTCAGACAATGTTGAGGTCTTCGTACACGATCCTCGCCCAACAGGGACTGTGGACCCTGCCGCGGTGGCAAGCCTGGTGAGCATGATGAAACAAACCATTTTGTCCGGGACAGCACGATCCATCACCCTGAACGGGTTCTTCAACCCGGCAGCCGGCAAAACCGGAACTACCAGCGACAATAAAGATGCTTGGTTTGCAGGCTTCACCCCTTACATCACAACTGTGGTGTGGGTCGGTTACGACAACAATCTTACGCACAAGCTGACAGGCTCCAATGGCGCCGTGCCGGTATGGACTCAATTTATGAAAAAAATCGGAACCCGTTTCCCGGCGGATGATTTCCCATGGCCGGAAAACACCGAAAAAGTGATGCTGGATCAAAAGACGCTGGAGGCTTTGAACGCCTATAAAGAAGGTGATCCAACTCAAGTGGAACTCGTATTTGACAAGGCCAAATCACCCGACCTTTGA
- a CDS encoding co-chaperone GroES: protein MKAAKPAPKKAAAKPATSHLVRESAPVKKLDLSGFVTPLDDRLMVQVSGAEKMTPGGLYIPDSVADTSGNLQGFVVAVGRGHMNKKGHVRPMDVQVGDKVVFSEYAGSKIKIQNEDLIILREADVMGVVSK, encoded by the coding sequence GTGAAAGCTGCCAAGCCTGCGCCAAAGAAAGCGGCGGCGAAGCCTGCGACTTCTCACTTGGTGCGTGAATCTGCCCCTGTTAAAAAACTGGATTTGAGTGGCTTTGTCACTCCCTTGGACGACCGTCTGATGGTTCAGGTTTCTGGTGCCGAGAAAATGACCCCGGGTGGTTTGTATATTCCTGATTCCGTGGCCGACACTTCCGGGAACCTGCAAGGTTTCGTGGTGGCTGTTGGACGCGGGCACATGAACAAAAAAGGTCATGTGCGTCCGATGGACGTGCAAGTCGGGGACAAAGTGGTGTTCTCTGAATATGCAGGCTCTAAAATCAAAATTCAAAATGAAGACCTCATTATTCTGCGTGAAGCGGACGTGATGGGCGTGGTTTCCAAGTAA
- a CDS encoding ankyrin repeat domain-containing protein: MRNLLISSLLACLVVGCAFQKDQADEKYVPTRSVESPAQSIFQAVKYASFEEVQSLIESRPMPDLATIEENGQTLLEVALQRGNHTIVSLLIAKGASAFIKGSSFHKKPYLLVRDYSPDSGGAIGAWAMLQYQNLSTYGTLEKAWAHFQKINLGCSDLLNIHSFMSVFSNTFSNTVLGLAETYCQDNLDNQNLKIWLLGEIISLSRHPDGNLNYLKYLLSRKKIDTMEIELPVAGGKLVGTPFAFIKLALSSKDLAPQHAQLTTAAELLPQTRSYITFKASEDIPLISRTFFDLDHMTEQEAEDLKSKYVMATGMMGVKNMPLCLMGCHITPYLMDEN, translated from the coding sequence ATGAGAAATCTGCTTATTTCGAGCCTCCTTGCCTGCTTAGTAGTGGGTTGCGCATTTCAGAAAGACCAGGCTGATGAAAAATACGTCCCTACAAGGTCGGTAGAATCTCCGGCTCAATCAATCTTTCAGGCCGTGAAGTATGCTTCCTTCGAAGAAGTTCAGTCACTTATCGAATCCCGTCCCATGCCGGATTTGGCAACAATTGAAGAAAACGGACAAACCCTTTTAGAAGTTGCTCTCCAGAGGGGAAATCATACTATCGTCAGTCTTTTGATTGCGAAGGGAGCTTCTGCCTTTATCAAAGGATCCAGCTTTCACAAAAAACCATACCTGCTAGTTCGGGACTACAGCCCGGATTCCGGAGGGGCCATTGGAGCATGGGCGATGCTCCAATATCAAAACTTGTCGACCTATGGCACTTTGGAGAAAGCTTGGGCTCACTTTCAAAAAATCAATCTGGGCTGTTCAGATCTATTAAATATTCACTCGTTCATGAGTGTCTTTTCAAACACTTTCAGCAATACCGTTCTTGGGCTGGCAGAGACCTATTGCCAGGATAATTTGGACAATCAGAATTTAAAAATTTGGCTGTTAGGGGAAATCATCTCCCTGTCCCGTCATCCCGATGGAAATCTAAATTATCTTAAGTATCTTTTAAGCCGTAAGAAAATCGACACCATGGAAATAGAACTTCCAGTTGCCGGAGGCAAACTGGTTGGAACTCCGTTTGCCTTTATTAAACTGGCTTTGTCGTCTAAAGACCTTGCTCCGCAACATGCCCAACTAACAACGGCCGCCGAACTCCTTCCGCAGACGAGGAGCTATATTACTTTTAAGGCAAGCGAGGACATTCCCCTTATTTCCAGAACCTTTTTTGATTTGGATCACATGACCGAACAGGAAGCTGAAGATCTAAAGAGCAAATATGTCATGGCAACAGGAATGATGGGCGTTAAGAATATGCCCCTGTGCCTTATGGGCTGCCACATCACTCCGTACCTAATGGATGAAAACTAA
- a CDS encoding ankyrin repeat domain-containing protein yields the protein MKKVILAQTIIMTVLMGCSFSKDQNKPAVPSETPLAQSAKTPENAFQKLILEAELHDLKDAIQTKSQADLNQNFPDGSTPLENAALRGDVEVIRHLAQLGASPFVANTTTKKSLYQEVGTLKLEQKKPSSLELFKYHALRAGISRSKSQIRSLLKSKSFEELLTFVITNQTPASEVIPAITRGYRDHEIPLAIIEKLIKVPSMQNDELFERLVKDASYILLDELDTQLNKVLPHFALAEFISGKMPNKFHGYWHYSDKEDRTYFVNPSLLLWWRNIKYPARHENFSTYLQKITRFPEALATIYCPGKCKTIDEAKFSITIDELRNDENFWGNTILNDSLAEASGDFWNPEEEE from the coding sequence ATGAAAAAAGTCATTCTTGCGCAAACAATCATAATGACTGTTTTGATGGGTTGTTCTTTCTCGAAAGATCAGAACAAACCAGCCGTGCCGTCTGAAACGCCGTTGGCCCAGTCAGCCAAAACCCCTGAGAACGCCTTCCAAAAACTTATTCTTGAAGCTGAACTTCATGACCTGAAGGACGCCATTCAAACCAAGTCCCAAGCCGATCTAAATCAGAATTTTCCAGATGGCAGCACACCACTGGAGAATGCAGCCTTGCGTGGTGACGTTGAAGTCATCCGGCACCTGGCTCAGTTGGGCGCCTCACCATTCGTGGCCAATACCACAACTAAGAAGTCTTTGTATCAGGAAGTCGGCACTCTAAAATTAGAACAAAAGAAACCAAGCTCCTTAGAGCTGTTTAAGTACCACGCTCTCAGGGCGGGCATATCACGATCCAAGTCGCAAATTCGAAGTCTTCTTAAGAGCAAGTCTTTTGAAGAGCTGCTGACTTTTGTCATCACCAATCAGACTCCGGCCTCCGAGGTTATCCCCGCAATTACGCGTGGATATCGCGACCATGAAATTCCTTTGGCCATAATAGAAAAGCTTATTAAAGTTCCCTCGATGCAAAATGACGAGCTATTTGAAAGGCTGGTAAAAGATGCTTCCTATATTCTGCTTGACGAGCTTGATACCCAGCTAAACAAGGTTCTTCCGCATTTCGCTTTGGCAGAGTTTATATCTGGAAAAATGCCGAATAAATTCCATGGATATTGGCACTATAGCGATAAAGAAGACCGCACCTACTTTGTAAATCCATCGCTTTTGCTATGGTGGCGAAATATCAAATATCCGGCTAGACACGAAAACTTCAGCACTTATCTGCAAAAAATCACACGTTTTCCTGAGGCACTGGCAACAATCTATTGCCCGGGAAAGTGTAAAACTATCGACGAAGCAAAATTCTCGATCACTATCGATGAACTCCGCAACGATGAAAACTTTTGGGGTAACACCATCCTAAATGATTCATTGGCAGAAGCCAGCGGGGACTTCTGGAACCCGGAGGAAGAGGAATGA